One Spodoptera frugiperda isolate SF20-4 chromosome 10, AGI-APGP_CSIRO_Sfru_2.0, whole genome shotgun sequence genomic region harbors:
- the LOC118277478 gene encoding uncharacterized protein LOC118277478 isoform X1, giving the protein MVRLCAVVALCALVACAGAAESSSRFQPRKRKTADLQADKQMEVDDMVNNLLQWIQGLYQQKNRKARQYFGGKPEKPRPFEPANNYLPPATGYPAAGTRPSPTYNEGPSPSPSQPSYQPSETYQPPEQSYQTSYKPSLPTQPAYQPSQPSYQPSQPSYSPSPSTPSYQPSPSSPSYQPSQPEQQSPSYPSSPSYQPSQPSQPSYDYSKPSYQPSQSDQTTQSIYVSSETGSINTGSSSISTSGSSSSSSSVSGSISQTTQTQVQTDDEDRHPPHIHEISVDCGKEMMTINIEFNKVYNGLIYSQDHYNEPECVYVRENSNQAKYSFTVSLNTCGTRFYSDFENEGQAYLENVLVLQNEVGIQEVWDHIRRVRCLWEGNLKKQLVHSLSVGMLNQITSNFSGDTAMARLDIQTGRGPFAPEANGLVKIGETMTLVVSVTGDAGFDILVRECIARDSENRNVVPLTDSNGCVLKPKVFGAFQKTRDTGNTGASIIAFAFFNAFKFPDEMDLIIQCEVELCKTDCDVCPNPGSIEPRRRRRDIIHIGNSTKEPSTIIGKGLRVVLAEDLPEATGFCLSPPAALWGGSLVLISSLMSSILVSYCWQKSRGSAKFA; this is encoded by the exons ATGGTGCGCTTATGCGCTGTAGTGGCGTTATGCGCGCTCGTtgcgtgcgccggcgcagccgAGAGCTCCTCTCGTTTcc AACCAAGAAAACGTAAGACTG CGGACCTCCAGGCTGATAAGCAGATGGAAGTGGATGATATGGTGAACAACCTTCTTCAGTGGATCCAGGGCCTCTACCAACAGAAGAACAGGAAAG CTCGTCAGTACTTCGGAGGGAAACCAGAGAAACCGAGGCCCTTTGAACCGGCAAACAACTATCTTCCACCTGCCACTGGGTACCCAGCCGCTGGAACCCGTCCATCTCCGACCTACAACGAGGGACCTTCACCCAGTCCCAGCCAACCGTCATACCAGCCAAGCGAGACCTATCAGCCACCTGAACAGTCCTACCAAACAAGCTACAAGCCCAGTCTTCCTACACAACCAGCTTATCAACCATCACAGCCGTCCTACCAACCGTCTCAACCTTCTTACTCTCCTAGCCCATCAACTCCTAGTTACCAGCCAAGTCCATCTTCACCATCCTACCAGCCTTCTCAACCAGAACAGCAATCTCCAAGCTACCCATCTTCTCCTAGTTACCAACCATCGCAGCCATCCCAACCTAGCTACGATTATTCGAAACCAAGTTACCAACCGAGCCAGTCTGATCAAACCACGCAATCAATCTACGTATCCTCTGAAACTGGTAGCATCAACACTGGTTCTAGTTCCATTTCTACTTCTGGTTCAAGCTCTAGTTCTAGCAGTGTTAGCGGCTCAATCTCTCAGACCACACAAACTCAAGTACAGACTGACGATGAAGACCGCCACCCTCCTCACATTCACGAGATCTCCGTCGACTGCGGCAAAGAAATGATGACCATCAACATTGAATTCAACAAAGTATACAATGGTCTTATTTACTCCCAAGATCACTACAACGAACCTGAATGTGTCTACGTAAGAGAGAACTCGAACCAAGCCAAATACTCCTTCACAGTCAGCTTGAACACTTGCGGTACTAGATTCTACAGTGACTTCGAGAATGAAGGTCAAGCATACTTAGAAAATGTTCTTGTTCTCCAAAACGAAGTTGGTATTCAAGAAGTCTGGGATCACATCAGACGAGTCAGGTGTCTTTGGGAAGGTAACCTGAAGAAACAGCTGGTCCACTCCCTCAGTGTAGGTATGTTGAACCAGATCACCAGTAACTTCAGCGGAGACACTGCCATGGCTAGGTTGGACATTCAGACTGGTAGAGGACCCTTCGCTCCTGAAGCCAACGGTTTAGTCAAGATCGGAGAAACTATGACTCTAGTCGTCTCTGTAACTGGAGACGCTGGTTTCGACATCCTCGTCAGAGAATGTATAGCTAGAGATTCAGAGAACCGTAATGTTGTTCCTTTGACTGACAGCAACGGATGCGTTCTGAAGCCCAAGGTCTTTGGAGCCTTCCAGAAGACGAGAGACACTGGAAATACCGGTGCTTCTATCATCGCTTTTGCTTTCTTCAACGCTTTCAAATTCCCTGATGAAATGGACTTGATTATTCAGTGTGAGGTCGAACTTTGCAAGACTGACTGCGATGTATGCCCCAACCCTGGAAGTATTGAGCCAAGGAGGAGGCGACGAGACATCATCCATATTGGAAACAGCACGAAGGAACCTTCCACGATTATTGGTAAAGGATTGAGGGTCGTTTTAGCTGAAGATCTTCCTGAGGCCACAGGATTCTGTTTATCACCTCCTGCTGCTTTATGGGGAGGGTCTCTAGTACTTATCTCTTCTTTGATGAGCAGTATCCTCGTCTCATACTGCTGGCAGAAGTCCCGAGGATCTGCCAAGTTTGCGTAA
- the LOC118277478 gene encoding uncharacterized protein LOC118277478 isoform X2 — MVRLCAVVALCALVACAGAAESSSRFPDLQADKQMEVDDMVNNLLQWIQGLYQQKNRKARQYFGGKPEKPRPFEPANNYLPPATGYPAAGTRPSPTYNEGPSPSPSQPSYQPSETYQPPEQSYQTSYKPSLPTQPAYQPSQPSYQPSQPSYSPSPSTPSYQPSPSSPSYQPSQPEQQSPSYPSSPSYQPSQPSQPSYDYSKPSYQPSQSDQTTQSIYVSSETGSINTGSSSISTSGSSSSSSSVSGSISQTTQTQVQTDDEDRHPPHIHEISVDCGKEMMTINIEFNKVYNGLIYSQDHYNEPECVYVRENSNQAKYSFTVSLNTCGTRFYSDFENEGQAYLENVLVLQNEVGIQEVWDHIRRVRCLWEGNLKKQLVHSLSVGMLNQITSNFSGDTAMARLDIQTGRGPFAPEANGLVKIGETMTLVVSVTGDAGFDILVRECIARDSENRNVVPLTDSNGCVLKPKVFGAFQKTRDTGNTGASIIAFAFFNAFKFPDEMDLIIQCEVELCKTDCDVCPNPGSIEPRRRRRDIIHIGNSTKEPSTIIGKGLRVVLAEDLPEATGFCLSPPAALWGGSLVLISSLMSSILVSYCWQKSRGSAKFA; from the exons ATGGTGCGCTTATGCGCTGTAGTGGCGTTATGCGCGCTCGTtgcgtgcgccggcgcagccgAGAGCTCCTCTCGTTTcc CGGACCTCCAGGCTGATAAGCAGATGGAAGTGGATGATATGGTGAACAACCTTCTTCAGTGGATCCAGGGCCTCTACCAACAGAAGAACAGGAAAG CTCGTCAGTACTTCGGAGGGAAACCAGAGAAACCGAGGCCCTTTGAACCGGCAAACAACTATCTTCCACCTGCCACTGGGTACCCAGCCGCTGGAACCCGTCCATCTCCGACCTACAACGAGGGACCTTCACCCAGTCCCAGCCAACCGTCATACCAGCCAAGCGAGACCTATCAGCCACCTGAACAGTCCTACCAAACAAGCTACAAGCCCAGTCTTCCTACACAACCAGCTTATCAACCATCACAGCCGTCCTACCAACCGTCTCAACCTTCTTACTCTCCTAGCCCATCAACTCCTAGTTACCAGCCAAGTCCATCTTCACCATCCTACCAGCCTTCTCAACCAGAACAGCAATCTCCAAGCTACCCATCTTCTCCTAGTTACCAACCATCGCAGCCATCCCAACCTAGCTACGATTATTCGAAACCAAGTTACCAACCGAGCCAGTCTGATCAAACCACGCAATCAATCTACGTATCCTCTGAAACTGGTAGCATCAACACTGGTTCTAGTTCCATTTCTACTTCTGGTTCAAGCTCTAGTTCTAGCAGTGTTAGCGGCTCAATCTCTCAGACCACACAAACTCAAGTACAGACTGACGATGAAGACCGCCACCCTCCTCACATTCACGAGATCTCCGTCGACTGCGGCAAAGAAATGATGACCATCAACATTGAATTCAACAAAGTATACAATGGTCTTATTTACTCCCAAGATCACTACAACGAACCTGAATGTGTCTACGTAAGAGAGAACTCGAACCAAGCCAAATACTCCTTCACAGTCAGCTTGAACACTTGCGGTACTAGATTCTACAGTGACTTCGAGAATGAAGGTCAAGCATACTTAGAAAATGTTCTTGTTCTCCAAAACGAAGTTGGTATTCAAGAAGTCTGGGATCACATCAGACGAGTCAGGTGTCTTTGGGAAGGTAACCTGAAGAAACAGCTGGTCCACTCCCTCAGTGTAGGTATGTTGAACCAGATCACCAGTAACTTCAGCGGAGACACTGCCATGGCTAGGTTGGACATTCAGACTGGTAGAGGACCCTTCGCTCCTGAAGCCAACGGTTTAGTCAAGATCGGAGAAACTATGACTCTAGTCGTCTCTGTAACTGGAGACGCTGGTTTCGACATCCTCGTCAGAGAATGTATAGCTAGAGATTCAGAGAACCGTAATGTTGTTCCTTTGACTGACAGCAACGGATGCGTTCTGAAGCCCAAGGTCTTTGGAGCCTTCCAGAAGACGAGAGACACTGGAAATACCGGTGCTTCTATCATCGCTTTTGCTTTCTTCAACGCTTTCAAATTCCCTGATGAAATGGACTTGATTATTCAGTGTGAGGTCGAACTTTGCAAGACTGACTGCGATGTATGCCCCAACCCTGGAAGTATTGAGCCAAGGAGGAGGCGACGAGACATCATCCATATTGGAAACAGCACGAAGGAACCTTCCACGATTATTGGTAAAGGATTGAGGGTCGTTTTAGCTGAAGATCTTCCTGAGGCCACAGGATTCTGTTTATCACCTCCTGCTGCTTTATGGGGAGGGTCTCTAGTACTTATCTCTTCTTTGATGAGCAGTATCCTCGTCTCATACTGCTGGCAGAAGTCCCGAGGATCTGCCAAGTTTGCGTAA
- the LOC118277661 gene encoding facilitated trehalose transporter Tret1-like, producing the protein MEKEKVRTKELLIQVLATAIICFQACLTGFVVSWPSYTVGNFMSNETVLSRPMSSLDVSLLGSLPNIGGLIVSPFCGYAFNTFGRKYATILFTVPYILTWLIISVTSSVPLVLASMCIGGIGIAGQNVAIIYISEIAHDSIRGGLTASSASGYFLGILITYALGGNLAYMEVLYTHLGLSILCVLLLLTLPESPVFLVLVGREEDAAKSISFYRQLDVKSKEVEAEIAKIRLQIDPRLETLLEGDNDPETLGELVEKKLGAPEERKKESAWKHFKKSKSSKRALMMVLIIMALTIMMGCVVLQVYAEPLFKEAAPSMPSNQCAIFLALDFLVASILCVLAIDRFGRKFLLILTAGGSGICTVLLGAQLQFHWAPAWFTVLLIYGFSFIFTLGCAVIPFVLTAEIFLPEVRSFCNSVVMAFTWIFNFLTLVIFHPLVEAIGLGPVFYFFSVVCFTGAIYSQFCVPETKGLSADAIQLLFLKQRRPSIKNVK; encoded by the exons atgGAAAAGGAAAAAGTGCGGACTAAGGAATTGTTGATTCAAGTTTTGGCTACTGCTAtta TATGTTTTCAAGCATGCCTAACAGGATTCGTGGTATCATGGCCGTCATACACAGTGGGCAACTTCATGTCCAATGAAACAGTCCTATCCAGGCCAATGTCTTCGCTGGATGTCTCACTACTGGGCAGTCTGCCCAACATTGGTGGACTCATCGTCAGTCCGTTTTGTGGATACGCCTTCAACACTTTCGGAAGAAAATATGCTACTATATTGTTTACCGTGCCTTATATT TTGACATGGCTGATAATATCAGTGACGTCGAGCGTGCCTCTGGTCCTGGCTTCCATGTGTATCGGCGGCATCGGCATCGCGGGGCAGAACGTGGCCATCATCTACATCTCCGAGATAGCACACGACTCCATACGAGGCGGGCTCACTGCGAGCTCTGCTTCGGGGTATTTCTTAG GTATCCTGATAACATACGCACTGGGCGGCAACTTAGCTTACATGGAGGTTTTATACACACACTTGGGGCTGTCCATACTCTGTGTGTTACTACTTCTGACACTTCCTGAGTCTCCTGTGTTCCTGGTACTTGTGGGAAGGGaagag GATGCAGCAAAATCAATATCTTTCTACAGGCAACTGGATGTAAAGTCCAAGGAGGTAGAAGCTGAGATCGCTAAGATCAGACTGCAGATTGACCCGAGACTGGAAACTTTACTTGAAGGAGATAATG atCCAGAGACTCTGGGAGAATTAGTAGAAAAGAAATTAGGGGCTCCAGAAGAAAGGAAGAAAGAGTCTGCATGGAAACATTTCA AAAAATCGAAATCATCAAAGCGTGCTCTGATGATGGTGCTTATAATCATGGCTTTAACAATCATGATGGGTTGTGTGGTACTCCAAGTATACGCCGAGCCACTGTTCAAGGAGGCTGCTCCTTCGATGCCGTCCAATCAGTGTGCTATCTTCTTAGCTTTAGACTTCTTGGTAGCTAGCATTTTGTGTGTACTGGCTATTGATCGGTTTGGGAGGAAG TTCCTCCTAATCCTGACAGCCGGTGGCTCAGGTATCTGCACAGTGCTGCTGGGAGCACAGCTGCAGTTCCACTGGGCTCCAGCATGGTTCACCGTGCTACTCATATACGGGTTCAGCTTCATATTCACACTAGGATGCGCTGTTATACCATTTGTATTAACGGCTGAAATATTCTTGCCAGAG GTCAGAAGCTTCTGCAACAGCGTCGTGATGGCGTTCACGTGGATCTTCAACTTCCTCACCTTGGTCATCTTCCACCCCTTAGTAGAAGCTATAGGATTGGGACCAGTATTCTACTTCTTCTCCGTAGTCTGTTTCACTGGGGCTATCTACAGCCAATTCTGCGTCCCAGAGACCAAAGGATTGTCAGCAGATGCCATTCAACTTCTCTTCTTAAAACAGAGAAGACCGAGTATTAAGAATGTTAAGTGA
- the LOC118277640 gene encoding facilitated trehalose transporter Tret1-like: MDVDRVTVRGFLVQGFATLAISYLTTLTGLVFSWPSYNVVNFMSNDTVLSAPMSSVDVSLLGSLTNVGAMVATPFSGYIVNRLGRKYSAMLFGLPFVLSWTIISLSTSIPMLLLAMALAGLGTAGQTVSSIYISEISQDSIRGALMSTVVSSYFMGVLISYIFGGYLDYSLIVYLHLSMSVLYMLMLAVLKESPVFLMQSGKEKEAAESIAFYRQVKSSSKEVEVEISKIKLLLDPRLEKILEGDADPTITKELINSAPPAQQLSEWQFLKQSQTSIRALMTSLACMATMILMGNIALQVYAETLFREAVPSMDSNQCSIFLAIDLLLASVLCTFAIDRYGRKPLMISTSVLASVCTMLLGTQIQWHWAPHWFTAVIIYVYSFIFNFGVAVIPYVLSAELFLPEVRGMCGSIVMTCGWAMNFVTVLIFTPVVEEVGFAPLFYAFSVVGFVGAGYCVFYLPETKGLSIDAIQALFVKKTKRKIDA, translated from the exons ATGGATGTTGACAGGGTTACTGTGAGAGGATTTTTGGTCCAGGGTTTTGCTACTTTGGCAA TATCGTACCTCACAACGCTAACGGGCCTGGTCTTCTCCTGGCCTTCCTACAATGTGGTCAACTTCATGTCCAATGACACCGTACTCTCAGCGCCCATGTCTTCCGTGGACGTGTCACTATTGGGCAGTCTGACCAACGTCGGAGCTATGGTAGCCACGCCGTTCTCTGGGTATATTGTCAACAGGCTTGGAAGGAAGTATAGTGCTATGCTGTTCGGATTGCCTTTTGTG CTCTCATGGACGATCATCTCGCTATCCACATCGATACCAATGCTGCTTCTAGCCATGGCATTAGCAGGTTTAGGAACAGCAGGACAAACAGTTTCTTCAATATACATATCAGAAATATCACAAGACTCCATCCGAGGAGCCTTAATGTCTACTGTAGTATCTTCATATTTCATGGGAGTGCTGATATCGTATATTTTTGGAGGATACCTGGATTATAGTCTGATAGTGTACCTGCATTTGTCCATGTCGGTTCTGTATATGCTGATGTTGGCTGTCTTGAAGGAGTCTCCTGTGTTTCTGATGCAGAGTGGGAAGGAGAAG GAAGCTGCAGAGTCAATAGCATTCTACCGACAAGTGAAGTCGTCATCGAAAGAGGTAGAGGTAGAAATATCTAAGATCAAACTTCTGTTGGACCCGAGACTAGAGAAGATTCTGGAAGGAGACGCAG ATCCAACAATTACCAAAGAGCTCATCAACTCTGCACCGCCGGCGCAACAGCTGTCAGAATGGCAGTTCTTGA AGCAATCCCAAACTTCAATCCGAGCTCTAATGACAAGCCTAGCATGTATGGCAACAATGATATTGATGGGGAACATTGCGCTGCAAGTGTACGCGGAGACATTGTTCAGGGAAGCAGTGCCGTCAATGGACTCCAACCAATGTTCTATCTTCTTAGCTATAGATCTGTTGTTGGCGAGCGTACTGTGTACGTTTGCTATTGATAGGTATGGGAGAAAG CCGTTGATGATCAGTACTTCAGTCCTGGCCAGTGTCTGCACGATGCTCCTCGGCACCCAAATCCAGTGGCACTGGGCTCCGCACTGGTTCACTGCTGTCATCATCTACGTGTATAGCTTCATCTTCAATTTCGGAGTCGCTGTTATTCCTTACGTGTTGAGTGCTGAGCTGTTCTTGCCTGAA GTACGAGGGATGTGTGGAAGCATCGTGATGACCTGCGGCTGGGCCATGAACTTCGTCACCGTGCTCATATTCACCCCAGTGGTGGAAGAAGTCGGGTTCGCCCCCCTATTCTACGCCTTCTCCGTTGTAGGATTTGTGGGGGCTGGTTACTGTGTCTTCTATTTACCTGAGACCAAAGGACTGTCTATAGATGCCATCCAAGCTCTATTTGTTAAGAAAACTAAGAGGAAAATTGATGCTTAA
- the LOC118277478 gene encoding uncharacterized protein LOC118277478 isoform X4 gives MVRLCAVVALCALVACAGAAESSSRFPRQYFGGKPEKPRPFEPANNYLPPATGYPAAGTRPSPTYNEGPSPSPSQPSYQPSETYQPPEQSYQTSYKPSLPTQPAYQPSQPSYQPSQPSYSPSPSTPSYQPSPSSPSYQPSQPEQQSPSYPSSPSYQPSQPSQPSYDYSKPSYQPSQSDQTTQSIYVSSETGSINTGSSSISTSGSSSSSSSVSGSISQTTQTQVQTDDEDRHPPHIHEISVDCGKEMMTINIEFNKVYNGLIYSQDHYNEPECVYVRENSNQAKYSFTVSLNTCGTRFYSDFENEGQAYLENVLVLQNEVGIQEVWDHIRRVRCLWEGNLKKQLVHSLSVGMLNQITSNFSGDTAMARLDIQTGRGPFAPEANGLVKIGETMTLVVSVTGDAGFDILVRECIARDSENRNVVPLTDSNGCVLKPKVFGAFQKTRDTGNTGASIIAFAFFNAFKFPDEMDLIIQCEVELCKTDCDVCPNPGSIEPRRRRRDIIHIGNSTKEPSTIIGKGLRVVLAEDLPEATGFCLSPPAALWGGSLVLISSLMSSILVSYCWQKSRGSAKFA, from the exons ATGGTGCGCTTATGCGCTGTAGTGGCGTTATGCGCGCTCGTtgcgtgcgccggcgcagccgAGAGCTCCTCTCGTTTcc CTCGTCAGTACTTCGGAGGGAAACCAGAGAAACCGAGGCCCTTTGAACCGGCAAACAACTATCTTCCACCTGCCACTGGGTACCCAGCCGCTGGAACCCGTCCATCTCCGACCTACAACGAGGGACCTTCACCCAGTCCCAGCCAACCGTCATACCAGCCAAGCGAGACCTATCAGCCACCTGAACAGTCCTACCAAACAAGCTACAAGCCCAGTCTTCCTACACAACCAGCTTATCAACCATCACAGCCGTCCTACCAACCGTCTCAACCTTCTTACTCTCCTAGCCCATCAACTCCTAGTTACCAGCCAAGTCCATCTTCACCATCCTACCAGCCTTCTCAACCAGAACAGCAATCTCCAAGCTACCCATCTTCTCCTAGTTACCAACCATCGCAGCCATCCCAACCTAGCTACGATTATTCGAAACCAAGTTACCAACCGAGCCAGTCTGATCAAACCACGCAATCAATCTACGTATCCTCTGAAACTGGTAGCATCAACACTGGTTCTAGTTCCATTTCTACTTCTGGTTCAAGCTCTAGTTCTAGCAGTGTTAGCGGCTCAATCTCTCAGACCACACAAACTCAAGTACAGACTGACGATGAAGACCGCCACCCTCCTCACATTCACGAGATCTCCGTCGACTGCGGCAAAGAAATGATGACCATCAACATTGAATTCAACAAAGTATACAATGGTCTTATTTACTCCCAAGATCACTACAACGAACCTGAATGTGTCTACGTAAGAGAGAACTCGAACCAAGCCAAATACTCCTTCACAGTCAGCTTGAACACTTGCGGTACTAGATTCTACAGTGACTTCGAGAATGAAGGTCAAGCATACTTAGAAAATGTTCTTGTTCTCCAAAACGAAGTTGGTATTCAAGAAGTCTGGGATCACATCAGACGAGTCAGGTGTCTTTGGGAAGGTAACCTGAAGAAACAGCTGGTCCACTCCCTCAGTGTAGGTATGTTGAACCAGATCACCAGTAACTTCAGCGGAGACACTGCCATGGCTAGGTTGGACATTCAGACTGGTAGAGGACCCTTCGCTCCTGAAGCCAACGGTTTAGTCAAGATCGGAGAAACTATGACTCTAGTCGTCTCTGTAACTGGAGACGCTGGTTTCGACATCCTCGTCAGAGAATGTATAGCTAGAGATTCAGAGAACCGTAATGTTGTTCCTTTGACTGACAGCAACGGATGCGTTCTGAAGCCCAAGGTCTTTGGAGCCTTCCAGAAGACGAGAGACACTGGAAATACCGGTGCTTCTATCATCGCTTTTGCTTTCTTCAACGCTTTCAAATTCCCTGATGAAATGGACTTGATTATTCAGTGTGAGGTCGAACTTTGCAAGACTGACTGCGATGTATGCCCCAACCCTGGAAGTATTGAGCCAAGGAGGAGGCGACGAGACATCATCCATATTGGAAACAGCACGAAGGAACCTTCCACGATTATTGGTAAAGGATTGAGGGTCGTTTTAGCTGAAGATCTTCCTGAGGCCACAGGATTCTGTTTATCACCTCCTGCTGCTTTATGGGGAGGGTCTCTAGTACTTATCTCTTCTTTGATGAGCAGTATCCTCGTCTCATACTGCTGGCAGAAGTCCCGAGGATCTGCCAAGTTTGCGTAA
- the LOC118277478 gene encoding uncharacterized protein LOC118277478 isoform X3, with amino-acid sequence MVRLCAVVALCALVACAGAAESSSRFQPRKRKTARQYFGGKPEKPRPFEPANNYLPPATGYPAAGTRPSPTYNEGPSPSPSQPSYQPSETYQPPEQSYQTSYKPSLPTQPAYQPSQPSYQPSQPSYSPSPSTPSYQPSPSSPSYQPSQPEQQSPSYPSSPSYQPSQPSQPSYDYSKPSYQPSQSDQTTQSIYVSSETGSINTGSSSISTSGSSSSSSSVSGSISQTTQTQVQTDDEDRHPPHIHEISVDCGKEMMTINIEFNKVYNGLIYSQDHYNEPECVYVRENSNQAKYSFTVSLNTCGTRFYSDFENEGQAYLENVLVLQNEVGIQEVWDHIRRVRCLWEGNLKKQLVHSLSVGMLNQITSNFSGDTAMARLDIQTGRGPFAPEANGLVKIGETMTLVVSVTGDAGFDILVRECIARDSENRNVVPLTDSNGCVLKPKVFGAFQKTRDTGNTGASIIAFAFFNAFKFPDEMDLIIQCEVELCKTDCDVCPNPGSIEPRRRRRDIIHIGNSTKEPSTIIGKGLRVVLAEDLPEATGFCLSPPAALWGGSLVLISSLMSSILVSYCWQKSRGSAKFA; translated from the exons ATGGTGCGCTTATGCGCTGTAGTGGCGTTATGCGCGCTCGTtgcgtgcgccggcgcagccgAGAGCTCCTCTCGTTTcc AACCAAGAAAACGTAAGACTG CTCGTCAGTACTTCGGAGGGAAACCAGAGAAACCGAGGCCCTTTGAACCGGCAAACAACTATCTTCCACCTGCCACTGGGTACCCAGCCGCTGGAACCCGTCCATCTCCGACCTACAACGAGGGACCTTCACCCAGTCCCAGCCAACCGTCATACCAGCCAAGCGAGACCTATCAGCCACCTGAACAGTCCTACCAAACAAGCTACAAGCCCAGTCTTCCTACACAACCAGCTTATCAACCATCACAGCCGTCCTACCAACCGTCTCAACCTTCTTACTCTCCTAGCCCATCAACTCCTAGTTACCAGCCAAGTCCATCTTCACCATCCTACCAGCCTTCTCAACCAGAACAGCAATCTCCAAGCTACCCATCTTCTCCTAGTTACCAACCATCGCAGCCATCCCAACCTAGCTACGATTATTCGAAACCAAGTTACCAACCGAGCCAGTCTGATCAAACCACGCAATCAATCTACGTATCCTCTGAAACTGGTAGCATCAACACTGGTTCTAGTTCCATTTCTACTTCTGGTTCAAGCTCTAGTTCTAGCAGTGTTAGCGGCTCAATCTCTCAGACCACACAAACTCAAGTACAGACTGACGATGAAGACCGCCACCCTCCTCACATTCACGAGATCTCCGTCGACTGCGGCAAAGAAATGATGACCATCAACATTGAATTCAACAAAGTATACAATGGTCTTATTTACTCCCAAGATCACTACAACGAACCTGAATGTGTCTACGTAAGAGAGAACTCGAACCAAGCCAAATACTCCTTCACAGTCAGCTTGAACACTTGCGGTACTAGATTCTACAGTGACTTCGAGAATGAAGGTCAAGCATACTTAGAAAATGTTCTTGTTCTCCAAAACGAAGTTGGTATTCAAGAAGTCTGGGATCACATCAGACGAGTCAGGTGTCTTTGGGAAGGTAACCTGAAGAAACAGCTGGTCCACTCCCTCAGTGTAGGTATGTTGAACCAGATCACCAGTAACTTCAGCGGAGACACTGCCATGGCTAGGTTGGACATTCAGACTGGTAGAGGACCCTTCGCTCCTGAAGCCAACGGTTTAGTCAAGATCGGAGAAACTATGACTCTAGTCGTCTCTGTAACTGGAGACGCTGGTTTCGACATCCTCGTCAGAGAATGTATAGCTAGAGATTCAGAGAACCGTAATGTTGTTCCTTTGACTGACAGCAACGGATGCGTTCTGAAGCCCAAGGTCTTTGGAGCCTTCCAGAAGACGAGAGACACTGGAAATACCGGTGCTTCTATCATCGCTTTTGCTTTCTTCAACGCTTTCAAATTCCCTGATGAAATGGACTTGATTATTCAGTGTGAGGTCGAACTTTGCAAGACTGACTGCGATGTATGCCCCAACCCTGGAAGTATTGAGCCAAGGAGGAGGCGACGAGACATCATCCATATTGGAAACAGCACGAAGGAACCTTCCACGATTATTGGTAAAGGATTGAGGGTCGTTTTAGCTGAAGATCTTCCTGAGGCCACAGGATTCTGTTTATCACCTCCTGCTGCTTTATGGGGAGGGTCTCTAGTACTTATCTCTTCTTTGATGAGCAGTATCCTCGTCTCATACTGCTGGCAGAAGTCCCGAGGATCTGCCAAGTTTGCGTAA